Proteins co-encoded in one Nicotiana sylvestris chromosome 7, ASM39365v2, whole genome shotgun sequence genomic window:
- the LOC138873307 gene encoding uncharacterized protein, translated as MVGEQVLLRFLSMKSIMRFGKKGKLSPKFIGPFEILRCVEEVAYELALPPSLAEIHPVFHVSMLRRYHGNPSYVLDFSSVQLDKDLSYGEEPVAILDRRVRKLRSKNIASVKVQWRGVLRIGTSWNKVLGDVGAFG; from the exons atggttggagagcaggttctgCTTCGGTTTTTGTCTATGAAGAGCAtcatgaggtttggaaagaaaggaaagttgagtccgaagtttattggcccttttgagatattgaggtgtgttgaggaggttgcttatgagcttgccttacctcccagcttggcagaaattcatccggtatttcatgtttcgatgcttcgaAGGTATCATGGTAATCCATcatacgtgttggatttcagttcagtccagttggacaaggatctatcctatggtgaggagccagtggctatattggatAGGCGTgtcagaaagttgaggtcaaagaatattgcatcagtaaaggttcagtggcggg gtgttttaaggattggtacaagttggAATAAAGTATTAGGTGATGTTGgagcttttggttga